A stretch of DNA from Synechococcus sp. PROS-9-1:
AGGTTGTGGCAATCCGTTCTTCACCACCGACACCACGGCTGCTTTACGCGCAGCCGAAATCAGCGCTGATGTGGTGTTCAAAGCCACCAAGGTTGACGGTGTGTATGACAAAGATCCGCATCAATTCCCGGATGCCGTCCGCTACGACTCTTTGACCTTCCAACAGGTGCTCAGCGGAGAACTTGCCGTGATGGATAGCACTGCCATCGCTCTTTGCAAAGACAACAACATCCCGATTGTTGTCTTCAATTTGTTTGAACCTGGCAACATCGGCAGAGCCGTGGCCGGTGAGCCCATCGGTTCTCGTATCAGCAACTAGTCATCGTCATGTCGAACTCCGATCTCGAAGCCAACATGCGCAAGTCGGTGGAAGCCACCCAGCGCAACTTCAACACCATCCGCACGGGACGCGCCAATCCCTCGTTATTGGATCGAATCAATGTCGAGTACTACGGCGCTGACACACCCCTGAAATCACTCGCCAGTCTCTCCACTCCCGATTCGCAAACGATTGCCGTTCAACCCTTCGATATGGGATCCCTGACGCTGATCGAAAAAGCAATTGCCACCAGTGACTTGGGATTCACGCCCAACAACGATGGCAAGGTCATTCGCATCAATGTGCCACCGCTCACAGAAGAGCGCCGAAAAGAGTTCTGCAAACTTGCCGCAAAGTATTCAGAGGAGGGCAAGGTGGCATTGCGCAGCGTGCGACGTGACGCCATCGACAAAATCAAGAAACAAGAGAAGGAGGGAGATCTTTCAGAGGATCAAAGCCGAGATGAGCAAGATCAAATTCAGAAAACAACCGATCGTTTCATCGCAGAACTTGAAAAACATTTAGCAAATAAAGAGGTTGAAATCCTCAAGGTTTGAGCAGCACTGACGTTGCTGTCATCGGGGCCGGTGCAGCCGGCTCCAGCGCAGCCTTTCATCTCGCCCGATTAGGACATCGCGTCACCGTCCTTGAACGCGAGCGATCAGAGAGGGTCAAACCATGCGGTGGTGGGATGGCGGCCTCCGTTCAGCAGTGGTTCCCCTTCAACTTGCAACCAGCCGTTGATGACGTCATCCAACAGGTGGATTTCAGCTGGTGTCTCACTGATCCTGTGGTCGCTGAGCTTCCAGGCTCTGCACCCTTCTGGATCGTCAAGCGTGAGCGGCTCGATGCACTCTTGTTGGAGCAAGCGATTGCTTTAGGGGCAGAGCTGCGGCGGCCCTTCGAGGTCGAGGACCTTCAACAGGATGAAAGCCATTGGCTTGTACGCAGCAAGGACGGGGAGGTGATCGAGGCCAGAGCCGTAGTTCTGGCTGATGGCTCAGGTTCTCCCTGGCCAACACGCTTGGGGATCGGCCCTCGATCTCTGCACATGGCCAAGACGCTTTCTGTTCGCCT
This window harbors:
- the frr gene encoding ribosome recycling factor; protein product: MSNSDLEANMRKSVEATQRNFNTIRTGRANPSLLDRINVEYYGADTPLKSLASLSTPDSQTIAVQPFDMGSLTLIEKAIATSDLGFTPNNDGKVIRINVPPLTEERRKEFCKLAAKYSEEGKVALRSVRRDAIDKIKKQEKEGDLSEDQSRDEQDQIQKTTDRFIAELEKHLANKEVEILKV